CGCGGCCGTCGCCGCACGATCTGCGCGCGGTCGGCGCCACCGTCGACCTGTGCGATCGCGCCGGCAAGCCGCTGATCTTCGTCGTCAACGCGGCGACGCCAAAGGCGCGGATCACCAGCGATGCGGCCGTCGCGCTATCGCAGCATGGCACGGTCGCGCCGATCACCATCCACCAGCGCACCGATTTCGCCGCGTCGATGATCGACGGGCGGACGGTGATGGAGGTCGACCCCAACAGCAAGTCGGCCGGCGAGGTCGCGCAATTGTGGACGTATATCGCCGACCGGCTCGAAAAGAACTTTCGACGCACCGTCTTCAGCGTGCCGACTGTCTCCGGCGGGCCCGGCTTCGGCCAGCGGCCGGCGGCGAGCGGCTTCGGCCGCCGC
The sequence above is a segment of the Sphingomonas insulae genome. Coding sequences within it:
- a CDS encoding ParA family protein, with product MRVLAMASQKGGSGKTTLSGHLAVQAQLAGHGPVVLIDIDPQGSLSEWWNERTAEYPAFAQTTVARLQADLEVLRQQGFKLAMIDTPPAITMAIQSVINVSELVVVPTRPSPHDLRAVGATVDLCDRAGKPLIFVVNAATPKARITSDAAVALSQHGTVAPITIHQRTDFAASMIDGRTVMEVDPNSKSAGEVAQLWTYIADRLEKNFRRTVFSVPTVSGGPGFGQRPAASGFGRRVVGG